A genome region from Rhodanobacter thiooxydans includes the following:
- a CDS encoding DUF3606 domain-containing protein: protein MPDRIPKPPHPPQDADYHLPKCLYRVELDDPYEVRYWTRLYKITEEELRALVVKLGSDRNRIEDYLSL, encoded by the coding sequence ATGCCTGACCGGATACCGAAGCCGCCTCATCCCCCGCAGGACGCGGACTACCACCTGCCCAAATGCTTGTATCGCGTCGAACTGGATGATCCCTACGAGGTTCGCTACTGGACACGGCTGTACAAGATCACCGAGGAGGAACTGCGGGCACTGGTGGTTAAGTTGGGTAGCGATCGCAACCGCATTGAGGATTATCTGAGCCTGTGA
- a CDS encoding peptide chain release factor 3: MNVSQNSPAPRKTFAIISHPDAGKTTLTEKLLLFGGAIRQAGSVKSRKTTRHATSDWMALEKERGISVTSSVMQFPYEGTIVNLLDTPGHADFSEDTYRVLTAVDSALMVIDCAKGVEERTIKLMEVCRLRDTPIMTFINKLDREGRSPIELLDEVESLLGIACAPVTWPIGMGQRLKGVYHLLLDEVHVFEPGKNFTRQDSMIFQGLEHPELEARIGTDTLRELHGELELVKGASHPFDPAAYRAGRQTPVFFGSAVNNFGVQLLLDFFVAHAPGPQPREAIPRRVSPTEKSVTGFVFKIQANMDPLHRDRIAFMRLCSGCYHPGVRLRHVRTGKDVRVSDALTFMASERGLIEEAWPGDVIGLHNHGTIAIGDTFSEGEMLQFTGIPHFAPELFRRVHLKDPLRLKQLHKGLQQLSEEGATQFFRSVASNDLLLGAVGVLQFEVAAYRLAQEYGVHALFEPTNAITARWVHCDDSDALEEFSAKNAHQLARDAANALVYLATSRVNLQMTQERWPQIRFAATRDQSLVEAAIHA; encoded by the coding sequence ATGAACGTCTCCCAGAACAGTCCCGCCCCCCGCAAGACCTTCGCCATCATCAGCCACCCCGACGCCGGCAAAACCACGTTGACCGAAAAGCTGTTGCTGTTCGGCGGCGCCATCCGCCAGGCTGGTAGCGTCAAATCGCGCAAAACGACCCGTCATGCTACCTCGGACTGGATGGCCCTGGAGAAGGAGCGCGGTATTTCGGTGACGTCCTCGGTGATGCAGTTCCCGTATGAGGGCACGATCGTCAACCTGCTCGATACGCCGGGTCACGCCGACTTCTCCGAGGACACCTATCGCGTGCTGACCGCGGTGGACTCGGCGCTGATGGTGATCGACTGCGCCAAGGGCGTGGAGGAGCGCACGATCAAGCTGATGGAAGTGTGCCGGCTGCGCGACACGCCGATCATGACCTTCATCAACAAGCTCGACCGCGAGGGCCGCTCACCGATCGAACTGTTGGACGAAGTGGAGTCGCTACTCGGCATCGCCTGTGCGCCGGTGACTTGGCCGATCGGCATGGGTCAGCGACTGAAGGGCGTCTACCATCTGCTGCTGGATGAAGTGCACGTGTTCGAGCCGGGCAAGAATTTCACCCGCCAGGACTCGATGATCTTCCAGGGCTTGGAGCACCCGGAATTGGAGGCGCGTATCGGGACGGACACGTTGCGCGAACTGCATGGTGAATTGGAGCTGGTCAAAGGCGCCTCCCATCCGTTCGATCCCGCAGCCTACCGGGCCGGGCGGCAAACTCCGGTGTTCTTCGGATCGGCGGTCAACAATTTCGGGGTGCAACTGCTGTTGGACTTCTTCGTCGCCCACGCCCCCGGACCACAGCCGCGTGAGGCGATACCGCGGCGAGTCTCGCCTACGGAAAAGTCCGTGACGGGGTTCGTTTTCAAGATCCAGGCCAACATGGACCCGCTACATCGCGACCGCATCGCGTTCATGCGGTTGTGTTCGGGGTGTTATCACCCAGGCGTCCGACTGCGGCATGTGCGCACCGGCAAGGACGTGCGTGTCAGCGATGCGCTGACCTTCATGGCCTCCGAACGCGGCCTGATCGAGGAGGCGTGGCCCGGCGATGTCATCGGTCTCCATAACCATGGCACGATCGCGATCGGCGACACCTTCAGTGAAGGCGAGATGCTTCAGTTCACCGGCATTCCGCATTTCGCCCCCGAACTGTTTCGGCGGGTGCACTTGAAGGATCCGCTGCGTCTGAAGCAACTGCACAAAGGCTTGCAGCAGCTGAGCGAGGAAGGTGCCACGCAGTTCTTCCGATCAGTCGCCAGCAACGACCTCTTGCTGGGGGCCGTAGGTGTGCTGCAGTTCGAGGTCGCCGCTTACCGCCTGGCGCAGGAATACGGCGTGCACGCGCTGTTCGAACCCACGAATGCGATCACGGCCCGCTGGGTCCACTGTGACGATAGCGATGCGCTGGAGGAATTCAGCGCCAAGAACGCCCACCAGTTGGCGCGGGATGCGGCCAATGCCCTGGTGTATCTGGCCACCTCGCGGGTCAACTTGCAGATGACGCAGGAGCGCTGGCCGCAGATTCGCTTCGCGGCGACCCGCGATCAATCCCTGGTCGAGGCCGCAATTCATGCCTGA
- a CDS encoding TraR/DksA family transcriptional regulator — protein sequence MSEQEISVSGAHPTTDRRTFCHEMANVLLQKRLDLMETIEQLKASGGTVELDQTLQGRLSRMDAMAQQQMAKAGHTRLTIELQRISAALKRFEEDRYGVCCRCKEDIQAERLMADPAAPFCMGCVEEIAEEKADRP from the coding sequence ATGAGTGAGCAAGAAATTTCCGTGTCCGGCGCCCATCCCACCACCGATCGCAGAACCTTCTGTCATGAAATGGCGAACGTCCTGTTGCAGAAGCGCCTCGATCTGATGGAGACGATCGAGCAACTGAAGGCGTCCGGGGGCACCGTCGAACTGGATCAGACCCTGCAGGGCCGGCTGAGTCGAATGGACGCCATGGCGCAGCAGCAGATGGCCAAGGCCGGGCACACCCGTTTGACGATCGAATTGCAACGCATCAGTGCTGCGCTCAAACGCTTTGAAGAGGACCGCTATGGCGTCTGCTGTCGCTGCAAGGAAGACATCCAGGCCGAGCGCCTGATGGCTGACCCAGCGGCACCGTTCTGCATGGGATGCGTGGAGGAGATTGCCGAAGAAAAGGCCGACCGCCCCTAG
- the groL gene encoding chaperonin GroEL (60 kDa chaperone family; promotes refolding of misfolded polypeptides especially under stressful conditions; forms two stacked rings of heptamers to form a barrel-shaped 14mer; ends can be capped by GroES; misfolded proteins enter the barrel where they are refolded when GroES binds) translates to MPGKDIRYDIDAMLLMLKGVNTLANAVKVTLGPKGRNVVLEKSFGAPTITKDGVSVAKEIELADKYENIGAQIVKEAASKTSDVAGDGTTTATVLAQAFIQEGLKAVAAGINPMDLKRGIDKAVIAAVGELKNLSKPTVDDKAIAQVGTISANSDANIGDIIATAMKKVGKEGVITVEEGSGLDNELDVVEGMQFDRGYLSPYFINNQQSQQVELDDPYILIHDKKVSNVRELLPVLEAVAKAGKPLLIVAEEVEGEALATLVVNTIRGIVKVAAVKAPGFGDRRKAILEDIAILTNGQVISEEVGLSLEKTTINDLGRAKRIVITKENTTIIDGAGEAERIQSRIGQIKAQIEETSSDYDREKLQERVAKLAGGVAVIKVGAGTEIEMKEKKARVEDALHATRAAVEEGVVPGGGVALIRALKAVEGLKGDNEDQNLGIAITRRALEAPLRAIVANAGEEPSVVLNKVKEGTGNFGYNAATGEFGDMVEMGILDPTKVTRTALVKASQVAELWLTCGAVVTEHPSDATAADGAQEALYE, encoded by the coding sequence ATGCCAGGCAAAGACATTCGCTACGACATCGACGCCATGTTGCTCATGCTCAAGGGCGTCAACACCCTGGCCAATGCGGTCAAGGTCACTCTCGGCCCCAAGGGCCGCAACGTGGTGCTGGAGAAGAGCTTCGGCGCCCCCACGATCACCAAGGACGGCGTGTCCGTGGCCAAGGAGATCGAGCTGGCCGACAAGTACGAGAACATCGGCGCGCAGATCGTCAAGGAAGCGGCCTCCAAGACCTCCGACGTGGCCGGTGACGGCACCACCACCGCCACCGTGCTGGCACAGGCCTTCATCCAGGAGGGCCTCAAGGCCGTGGCCGCCGGGATCAACCCGATGGATCTCAAGCGCGGCATCGACAAGGCGGTGATCGCCGCCGTCGGCGAGCTGAAGAACCTGTCCAAGCCGACCGTCGACGACAAGGCGATCGCCCAGGTCGGCACCATCTCGGCCAACTCCGACGCTAACATCGGCGACATCATCGCCACCGCGATGAAGAAGGTCGGCAAGGAAGGCGTGATCACGGTCGAGGAAGGCTCGGGCCTGGACAACGAGCTGGACGTGGTCGAGGGCATGCAGTTCGACCGCGGCTACCTGTCGCCGTACTTCATCAACAACCAGCAGAGCCAGCAGGTCGAGCTGGACGACCCGTACATCCTGATCCACGACAAGAAGGTCTCCAACGTGCGCGAGCTGCTGCCCGTGCTCGAGGCCGTCGCCAAGGCCGGCAAGCCGCTGCTGATCGTGGCCGAAGAAGTCGAGGGCGAGGCGCTGGCCACGCTGGTGGTCAACACCATCCGCGGCATCGTGAAGGTCGCCGCCGTCAAGGCGCCCGGCTTCGGTGATCGTCGCAAGGCGATCCTGGAAGACATCGCGATCCTCACCAACGGCCAGGTCATTTCCGAGGAAGTGGGTCTGTCGCTGGAGAAGACCACGATCAACGATCTGGGTCGGGCCAAGCGCATCGTCATCACCAAGGAAAACACCACCATCATCGACGGCGCCGGCGAAGCCGAGCGCATCCAGTCGCGCATTGGCCAGATCAAGGCGCAGATCGAGGAGACCTCCTCCGACTACGACCGCGAGAAGCTGCAGGAGCGCGTGGCCAAGCTGGCCGGTGGCGTGGCGGTGATCAAGGTCGGTGCCGGCACCGAGATCGAGATGAAGGAAAAGAAGGCCCGCGTCGAAGACGCCCTGCACGCGACCCGTGCGGCGGTCGAGGAAGGCGTGGTCCCGGGCGGCGGTGTCGCGCTGATCCGCGCGCTGAAGGCAGTCGAAGGCCTGAAGGGCGACAACGAAGACCAGAACCTCGGCATCGCGATCACCCGCCGCGCGCTGGAAGCGCCGTTGCGTGCGATCGTCGCCAACGCCGGCGAAGAGCCGTCGGTGGTCCTGAACAAGGTCAAGGAAGGCACCGGCAACTTCGGCTACAACGCGGCGACCGGCGAGTTCGGCGACATGGTCGAGATGGGTATTCTGGATCCGACCAAGGTGACCCGCACCGCGCTCGTCAAGGCCAGTCAGGTCGCCGAGCTTTGGCTGACCTGCGGCGCGGTTGTTACTGAACACCCCTCCGACGCAACGGCCGCCGATGGCGCCCAGGAAGCGCTTTATGAGTGA
- the pnp gene encoding polyribonucleotide nucleotidyltransferase yields MKKTLKALAFGKHELIIETGAVARQASAAVTVRLDDTVVLVTAVADKRLSPGRDFFPLTVNYQEKFYAAGRIPGGFFKREGRLTEKETLVSRLIDRPIRPLFPKEFLHEVQVVATVMSLNPEVDSDIPALIGASAALALSGVPFAGPIGAARVGYCGGEFVLNPTQTELRTSELDLVVAGTSKAVLMVESEASLLSEGIMLSAVMFGHRAMQPVIAAIRELVAEAGVTPWSWTVPARNEALTDRVRSLVGLSLVEAYAIADKGERQAAVRAARDAMLEVIDQERESHGWTSQQAIAAFEDLEHHTVRQLVLESRKRIDGRRLDEVRPIHIDVHNLPRPHGSAMFTRGETQAIVTATLGTGRDAQLIDAAEGESKELFMLHYNFPPYCVGEAGFMGGPKRREIGHGRLAKRGLKAVLPSFDDFPYVLRVVSEITESNGSSSMASVCGGSLALMDAGVPLKAPVAGIAMGLVKEGFRHAVLTDILGDEDHLGDMDFKVAGTRGGVSALQMDIKIDGITEEIMREALAQARQGRLHILDEMDKALDRPRVELSEYAPRLVTFRISPDKIRDVIGKGGVTIRSITEETGVTLDIRDDGTVVIASRDAAATARARARVEQITTDVEPGSVYEGRVAKIMDFGAFVTILPGKDGLVHISQIAEDRVECVADHLSEGDLVRVKVLEVDRQGRIRLSMKALAEPATVPDVA; encoded by the coding sequence ATGAAAAAGACACTCAAGGCCTTGGCGTTCGGCAAGCACGAACTCATCATCGAGACTGGGGCGGTCGCCCGTCAGGCATCGGCTGCCGTTACCGTACGGCTGGACGATACGGTGGTGCTCGTCACGGCAGTGGCCGACAAGCGCCTGTCACCCGGGCGGGACTTTTTCCCGCTCACCGTCAACTATCAGGAAAAGTTTTACGCGGCAGGACGCATCCCCGGCGGATTTTTCAAACGCGAGGGTCGCCTGACCGAGAAGGAAACCCTGGTGTCGCGCCTCATTGATCGCCCGATTCGACCGCTGTTCCCAAAGGAATTCCTGCACGAGGTGCAGGTGGTCGCCACCGTGATGTCGCTGAACCCGGAGGTGGACTCGGATATCCCGGCCCTAATCGGTGCTTCGGCAGCGCTGGCCCTCTCCGGCGTGCCGTTCGCCGGACCGATCGGCGCGGCACGCGTGGGCTATTGCGGCGGCGAGTTTGTGCTCAATCCTACTCAAACCGAGCTGCGGACATCCGAACTGGATCTCGTCGTGGCTGGGACATCCAAGGCGGTCTTGATGGTCGAGTCGGAAGCCAGTCTGCTTTCCGAGGGCATCATGCTCAGCGCGGTGATGTTCGGTCATCGTGCCATGCAGCCGGTGATCGCCGCCATCCGCGAACTGGTCGCAGAGGCTGGCGTCACGCCATGGTCGTGGACGGTGCCTGCGCGTAATGAAGCATTGACCGATCGTGTCCGCAGTCTGGTGGGACTCAGTCTCGTGGAAGCCTACGCCATCGCCGACAAGGGCGAACGCCAGGCGGCTGTTCGCGCGGCCCGTGACGCGATGCTGGAGGTGATCGATCAGGAGAGGGAGTCCCATGGCTGGACCAGCCAGCAGGCCATCGCGGCATTCGAGGACCTCGAACATCACACCGTGCGGCAGCTCGTGCTGGAATCGCGCAAGCGCATCGACGGCCGGCGCCTGGACGAGGTGCGACCTATCCACATCGACGTACACAATTTGCCGCGACCCCACGGTTCGGCCATGTTTACCCGGGGTGAGACGCAGGCCATCGTGACGGCCACGCTGGGCACCGGGCGCGACGCACAGCTCATCGATGCGGCCGAGGGCGAATCGAAAGAACTGTTCATGCTGCACTACAACTTTCCCCCGTACTGCGTCGGCGAGGCCGGATTCATGGGCGGCCCCAAGCGCCGGGAGATCGGCCACGGCCGGCTTGCCAAGCGCGGCCTCAAGGCGGTGTTGCCGTCCTTCGATGATTTTCCGTATGTGCTGCGCGTGGTGTCGGAAATCACCGAGTCCAACGGGTCGAGTTCGATGGCGTCGGTGTGCGGTGGATCGCTGGCACTGATGGATGCCGGCGTGCCATTGAAAGCGCCGGTCGCCGGCATCGCCATGGGTTTGGTCAAAGAGGGTTTCCGGCACGCGGTGCTGACCGACATCCTGGGCGATGAAGATCATCTGGGTGACATGGACTTCAAGGTCGCCGGCACCCGCGGCGGCGTGTCCGCGTTGCAGATGGATATCAAGATCGACGGCATCACCGAGGAGATCATGCGTGAAGCGCTGGCCCAGGCGCGCCAGGGACGGCTGCATATCCTCGATGAAATGGACAAGGCCCTCGATCGGCCACGCGTTGAGCTGAGCGAGTACGCGCCGCGGCTGGTGACCTTCCGCATCTCGCCCGACAAGATTCGTGACGTGATCGGCAAGGGCGGTGTCACGATTCGCTCGATCACCGAGGAGACCGGCGTCACCCTGGACATCCGCGACGATGGCACTGTGGTGATCGCGTCGCGCGACGCGGCGGCCACTGCCAGGGCACGGGCGCGGGTGGAACAGATCACCACCGACGTCGAGCCGGGCAGCGTCTACGAAGGCCGGGTCGCCAAGATCATGGATTTCGGCGCCTTCGTCACCATCCTTCCCGGCAAGGATGGCCTGGTGCACATCTCGCAGATCGCCGAAGACCGTGTCGAGTGTGTGGCCGATCATCTCAGCGAGGGCGACCTTGTGCGGGTCAAGGTGCTGGAAGTCGATCGCCAGGGGCGCATACGGTTGTCGATGAAGGCGCTTGCCGAACCGGCGACGGTTCCGGATGTTGCCTGA
- a CDS encoding TraR/DksA family transcriptional regulator, giving the protein MNHEQLIRHCEEQLSLIKQFLGIALDPLPDDEAANALLVQIQLPYRSLLQSASHANLVIQSKRVDAALDRIIHDAFGYCCHCGDDIDEARLRCDPPTPFCIDCLEARAEQKSRLFG; this is encoded by the coding sequence ATGAACCATGAGCAACTCATCCGGCACTGCGAAGAGCAGCTGTCACTGATCAAGCAGTTTCTCGGCATCGCGCTCGATCCGCTGCCCGACGACGAGGCTGCGAATGCACTACTCGTGCAAATCCAGCTGCCGTACCGCTCGCTGCTGCAAAGCGCCTCGCACGCAAACCTGGTGATCCAGAGCAAGCGCGTCGATGCGGCGCTTGATCGGATCATTCACGACGCGTTCGGCTACTGCTGCCACTGCGGCGACGATATCGACGAAGCCAGGCTCCGTTGCGATCCGCCCACACCGTTCTGTATCGATTGTCTCGAAGCGCGCGCCGAGCAGAAGAGCCGCCTGTTCGGTTGA
- a CDS encoding SulP family inorganic anion transporter, with protein sequence MTLRNLRQEWFSNIRGDVLAGIVVALALIPEAIAFSIIAGVDPKVGLYAAFCIATTVAFVGGRPGMISGATGAMALLMVTLVKDHGLQYLLAATMLTGVLQILAGVFKLGVLMRFVSRSVITGFVNALAILIFMAQLPELAGGDWRVYALVVAGLIIIYGVPRFTKVIPSPLICIIVLTLFTVLAGVHVRTVADMGTLPTSLPTFLSPQVPFNWHTLMVVLPYSATMAVVGLLESMMTASIVDEFTDTSSNKSRECIGQGTANIVASLFGGMAGCAMIGQSVINVKSGGRGRLSTFCAGVFLLIMVVFASRWVGQIPMAALVAVMIMVSIGTFSWSSIKNLKLHPKSSSVVMIATVVVVVATHDLSKGVIVGVLLSALFFARKVGRVLHVGSALNTDERIREYRVTGQVFFASAETFIAAFDFREALDQVRIDVSRAHFWDLTAVSALDKVVLKFRREGTMVDIHGLNEASATIVDRLAIHDKPDAVESLMGH encoded by the coding sequence ATGACATTGAGAAACCTCCGTCAGGAGTGGTTTTCCAACATTCGTGGCGACGTACTTGCGGGCATCGTGGTGGCGCTCGCGCTGATCCCCGAAGCGATTGCCTTCTCGATCATTGCCGGGGTCGACCCCAAGGTCGGGCTCTACGCGGCGTTCTGCATTGCCACAACCGTGGCTTTCGTGGGTGGTCGGCCAGGCATGATCTCCGGCGCCACGGGCGCCATGGCGCTGTTGATGGTGACCCTGGTCAAGGACCATGGCCTGCAGTACTTGTTGGCCGCCACCATGCTGACCGGCGTGCTGCAGATATTGGCCGGGGTGTTCAAGTTGGGCGTACTGATGCGCTTCGTCTCGCGCTCGGTGATCACCGGCTTCGTCAATGCGCTGGCAATCCTGATCTTCATGGCCCAGCTTCCCGAGTTGGCCGGTGGCGACTGGCGGGTCTATGCGTTGGTGGTGGCTGGTCTGATCATCATTTATGGCGTGCCGCGCTTCACCAAGGTGATTCCGTCACCACTGATCTGCATCATCGTGCTGACCCTTTTCACCGTATTGGCCGGTGTCCACGTACGCACCGTGGCCGACATGGGGACGCTGCCGACCAGCCTGCCGACCTTCCTGTCACCCCAAGTGCCATTCAACTGGCACACGTTGATGGTCGTGCTGCCCTATTCGGCAACGATGGCCGTGGTGGGCTTGCTTGAGTCGATGATGACGGCCTCGATCGTCGATGAATTCACCGATACCTCCAGCAACAAGAGCCGCGAGTGCATCGGCCAGGGCACGGCCAACATCGTGGCCAGCCTGTTTGGCGGGATGGCCGGCTGCGCAATGATCGGCCAGTCGGTGATCAACGTGAAATCCGGTGGCCGTGGACGGCTCTCGACATTCTGTGCCGGTGTGTTCCTGTTGATCATGGTGGTCTTCGCCAGCCGGTGGGTGGGCCAGATCCCGATGGCGGCGCTGGTGGCGGTGATGATCATGGTCTCGATCGGTACCTTCAGCTGGTCCTCGATCAAGAACCTCAAACTGCATCCGAAGTCCTCCAGCGTGGTGATGATCGCGACGGTGGTGGTCGTGGTGGCAACCCATGATCTGTCCAAGGGCGTGATCGTGGGTGTGCTGCTCAGCGCGTTGTTCTTTGCGCGCAAGGTGGGACGTGTGCTGCATGTGGGGTCGGCGCTCAATACCGATGAACGCATACGCGAATACCGCGTCACGGGCCAGGTGTTCTTTGCCTCGGCCGAGACGTTCATCGCAGCGTTCGATTTCCGCGAGGCGCTCGATCAGGTACGCATCGACGTCAGCCGCGCGCATTTCTGGGACCTCACTGCCGTCAGCGCCCTGGACAAGGTGGTGCTCAAATTCCGCCGCGAGGGCACCATGGTCGACATCCATGGGCTCAATGAGGCCAGCGCCACGATCGTCGATCGCCTCGCCATTCACGACAAGCCCGACGCCGTCGAAAGCCTGATGGGTCATTGA
- a CDS encoding universal stress protein, with protein sequence MKTLLACLDDSIYTQSVIDHAVWAAGRLDAQLELMHTLERHPERAQTSNLSGSIGLGAKSDLLSELATLDEQRSKLSLQHGHALLSSAAERARQQGAANVHERLRHGDLIDALVEFEPTYNLLVIGKRGASADMAKLHLGSSLERAVRAIHRPILVASRVFKPIERLLIAFDGSASARKAVELAAHSPLLAGLECHLVMAGAESPAHAAHMAWARELLDAAGIAIRAETIPGHADAVIADYVRSHHIDLVTMGAYGHSRVRQLIVGSTTTTMVRSCLVPILLVR encoded by the coding sequence ATGAAAACCTTGCTCGCCTGCCTCGACGATTCGATTTACACGCAAAGCGTGATCGATCACGCTGTCTGGGCTGCCGGACGGCTCGATGCCCAACTGGAGTTGATGCACACGCTGGAGCGCCATCCCGAGCGTGCTCAAACCTCCAATCTCAGCGGCAGCATCGGGCTGGGTGCCAAGAGCGACCTGCTGTCGGAGCTCGCCACGCTGGACGAACAGCGCAGCAAGTTGTCGCTGCAGCACGGTCATGCCTTGCTCTCCAGCGCCGCCGAACGAGCGCGCCAGCAAGGCGCGGCCAACGTACACGAGCGTTTGCGCCATGGTGATCTGATCGATGCCCTGGTGGAATTCGAGCCCACTTACAACCTGTTGGTGATCGGCAAGCGCGGGGCATCGGCGGATATGGCCAAGCTGCATCTGGGTAGCAGCCTGGAGCGAGCGGTGCGCGCGATCCATCGCCCGATCCTGGTCGCCTCCCGCGTCTTCAAGCCGATCGAGCGCCTGCTGATTGCGTTTGACGGAAGCGCCAGTGCACGCAAGGCGGTCGAACTGGCCGCCCACAGTCCGTTGCTGGCCGGACTCGAGTGCCATCTGGTCATGGCGGGCGCCGAATCGCCGGCCCATGCCGCGCACATGGCCTGGGCGCGCGAGCTGCTTGACGCAGCGGGCATCGCGATCAGAGCCGAGACCATCCCGGGCCACGCGGATGCTGTGATCGCCGACTACGTGCGGTCCCATCACATCGATCTGGTAACGATGGGCGCTTATGGTCATTCGCGCGTACGTCAGCTGATCGTGGGCAGTACCACCACCACCATGGTGCGCAGTTGCCTGGTACCGATCCTCCTGGTGCGATGA
- the cfa gene encoding cyclopropane fatty acyl phospholipid synthase, producing the protein MFDEATTTNTPGSGTYTPPITRASSAVSELIAEADIEINGIRPWDMQLHADGVLERALAEGNLGLGEAYMEGAWDAPQLDQFFYKLLRARLAEKVQPVRMLGHALKAKLLNRQTRRRAWRVGQEHYDLSNAFYEAMLDPRMTYTCGYWKHAATLAEAQEGKLDLICRKLKLKPGMRLLDIGCGWGSFMGFAAEHYGVQCVGVTVSKEQVAWAKKRYTGMPLEFRLQDYREVDESFDRIVSVGMFEHVGRKNHRTFMEVAARCLADDGLFLLHTIGKNQRRSTPDPWIDKHIFPNGDLPSIGQIGDAMDGLFVVEDLHNFGADYDRTLMAWHENFEAAWPQFAESLGEVFHRKWRYYLLSCAGAFRARDIQLWQWVLSRQGIEGGYRRCS; encoded by the coding sequence ATGTTTGATGAAGCCACCACGACCAACACTCCGGGCAGCGGAACCTACACACCACCTATCACCCGAGCCTCCAGTGCAGTCAGCGAACTGATTGCCGAGGCGGACATCGAAATCAACGGCATCCGCCCGTGGGACATGCAACTGCATGCCGACGGCGTGCTGGAACGAGCACTTGCCGAGGGCAACCTCGGGCTGGGCGAGGCTTACATGGAAGGCGCGTGGGACGCGCCGCAGCTGGACCAGTTTTTCTACAAGCTGCTGCGCGCGCGGCTGGCCGAGAAAGTGCAGCCTGTGCGTATGCTCGGCCACGCGCTGAAGGCCAAGCTGCTCAACCGCCAGACCCGACGTCGCGCCTGGCGGGTGGGCCAAGAGCACTACGACCTGAGCAACGCGTTCTACGAGGCGATGCTCGATCCGCGCATGACCTACACCTGCGGCTACTGGAAGCACGCCGCGACCCTGGCCGAAGCGCAGGAGGGCAAGCTCGATCTCATCTGTCGCAAGCTCAAGCTCAAACCGGGCATGCGCCTCCTCGACATCGGTTGTGGCTGGGGCAGCTTCATGGGCTTTGCCGCCGAGCACTATGGCGTGCAATGCGTCGGCGTGACCGTGTCGAAAGAGCAAGTGGCATGGGCAAAAAAGCGCTATACCGGCATGCCGCTGGAATTCCGCCTGCAGGATTACCGCGAGGTGGACGAGTCGTTCGACCGCATCGTCAGCGTGGGCATGTTCGAGCACGTCGGCCGCAAGAACCACCGCACCTTCATGGAAGTGGCTGCGCGCTGCCTCGCGGACGATGGGTTGTTCCTGCTGCACACCATCGGCAAGAACCAGCGCCGCAGTACGCCGGATCCATGGATCGACAAGCACATCTTCCCCAACGGCGATCTGCCGTCGATCGGCCAGATCGGCGATGCGATGGACGGCTTGTTCGTGGTCGAGGATCTGCACAACTTCGGTGCCGACTACGACCGCACCCTGATGGCCTGGCATGAAAACTTCGAGGCCGCCTGGCCGCAGTTTGCCGAGTCGCTGGGTGAAGTGTTTCACCGCAAGTGGCGCTATTACCTGCTGTCATGCGCAGGCGCCTTCCGTGCGCGCGACATTCAGCTGTGGCAATGGGTGCTGTCGCGCCAGGGGATCGAGGGCGGCTATCGGCGGTGTTCCTGA